Proteins co-encoded in one Chrysemys picta bellii isolate R12L10 chromosome 13, ASM1138683v2, whole genome shotgun sequence genomic window:
- the ACIN1 gene encoding apoptotic chromatin condensation inducer in the nucleus isoform X1, with translation MRSDGTESVPDVLDVFRVRTDAPEPFWTSLPGPVPQPESSRGMTESPEAHFRVRDGAGADRSESGKTRRAEAGTSGWAKGAEWRRKEPKSRAGRPGAGRASPERAEVRPEVAERALAGRGRRPAAAPHKMADGEEVTLDGRPLQALRVADLKAALQQRGLAKSGQKSALIKRLRGALMLENLQKHSTLHATFQPNSQSKGWNPGILPPHPLISLQIGEEMSQNSFIKQYLEKQHELLQQRLQREAREAAELEASGKSYPISRERNDSDEEGTRRQERRSTRVRQARAAKPPEGTQAVGPEEREAPPRGRRSVPRPTLKLEEEEDDEEDDEEEEDEEDDEEEDDEEEEAKAPEGKEASRRMGEAWAPGPQASSSPQEIRGSRQEKGGLMAPAPQQTGVPRFPAPQEVGGARSLAPEEVGGPEAQRMGVLRSPGPQGKGSAQALAPQETEGPRAPEPQERGVTRPLEPQGSGTAVTPAPQEKGKPSPPAPQEKGEPSLPDAQEKGEPSPMAPQKKEEPSLPAPHEKGEPSLPAPHKKGESSPTAPHKKGEPSLPAPHKKGKSSPTAPQAKGEPSLPAPHEKGEPSPPASQAKGEASPPAHQAKGEPSPPAPHEKGEPSPPAHQAKGEPRPPAHQEKGQPSPTAPQAKGEPSPPAPQAKGEPCPPAHQEKGQPSPTAPPLEDSSEKKGAAELQEDKGAPQEEAEEPPEISQEGGASAIASSPAPPQLSEGEAPMAPPGEDEPPPPLLTKEVPPSQKRPPGTHPASPSPPPQRRRRGGSDSDSDSDSTSSGSRSSRSESPTRKRQASRSSSSSSRKSRSPDASQAGPSSPRTKEPSPAGQQEAPESPMAEGRPAPQRRPSHGHRHSPLSQQGGSETLGGPARAVPTGDPPHQAEQRQRRSSQEEKEEVPMELEPQQAGASPPDGPPTQPPGPDERPDGGPEDEERKESIRPSGRTCQRDAERETESGRGGGEHEPRRPGGPSPQLRGTPGDTAPVQLRWDVVCMWGQGICCSWTLAPGVSRLMGLSKDLGVISRPPRSLIALGVSRLVDLLQTPLLLTCAPPKGLRCQEPPLLLGLTPRTSSSQGSPPPPWGLCCSWDSLQGPPAPRVSAAPGTRSKDLRPPGSLLLMGLAPRTSGPQGLCCSWDSLQGPPAPRVSAAHGTRSKDLRPPGVSSSPRGQNSAAQGMSSEDLHLLGVPATHESFQGSPAPGVSVALRPYQDLRPPGLSSSSGVSVALRPCQDLQLLGFSSPLGVSIALRMSGPRSLRCSWDFFQGPPAPGLLLHSGGLLPLRTCSKDLQPLGCSSTPGVSSPSGLAPRTSSPWGSPPPRGSPPPQDLLQGPPAPGVLLHPGGLRCSQDLFQGPPAPGARSLGTLHPAPRRRTAPIFVLSPPGHQPALGSSATTTLSLAAPPRPSKPGRAHCDWTGRCLATLGTAVRLADEGRPRCEMAAAQHKAFKRKISVVSAAKGAAAGNSDTEGGQSGGRKRRWGSSTAATQKKPSISITTESLKSLIPEMKPVAGQEAVVDLHADDSRISEDEGERHGEPPAHEKGLKICRTVTQVVPAEGQENGQGEEEEEEEKEPEEEQPEAPQVTAELPLPPPVEHEVKKVTLSDTLTRRSISQQRSGVSITIDDPVRTAQLPSPPRAKPSPIVHICNLVRPFTLGQLKELLGRTGTLVEEAFWIDKIKSHCYVTYSTVEEAVLTRNALHGVKWPQSNPKFLSADFAEQDELDFHRGLLPERAVEAAAAPGAGPAGGRGGRRSAPRERSREPERAAREQWAEREREMERRERTRAEREWDRDKVREGPRSRSRERRRKEPPKAKEKKGEKKEKAPEEPPAKLLDDLFRKTKAAPCIYWLPLTDTQFVQKQAERAARARERERRRKELEEEELRQRERSRQAERDKRREHSRERGAGGAPGGASGTERGGRERREAKRHSRSRSRSTPVRDRGGRR, from the exons ATGCGCAGTGACGGAACCGAGTCGGTGCCGGACGTGCTCGATGTTTTCCGAGTAAGGACGGATGCACCCGAGCCCTTCTGGACCTCACTTCCAGGTCCCGTGCCGCAACCCGAAAGCTCCCGAGGAATGACGGAAAGTCCCGAAGCGCACTTCCGGGTGCGCGATGGCGCCGGCGCGGACCGAAGCGAGTCCGGAAAGACCCGAAGAGCCGAGGCGGGGACTTCCGGGTGGGCGAAGGGCGCCGAGTGGCGCCGGAAAGAGCCGAAGTCGCGCGCGGGGCGGCCCGGAGCCGGCCGAGCGTCTCCGGAAAGAGCCGAAGTACGGCCGGAAGTTGCCGAGCGGGCCCTGGCCGGGCGAGGGAGGAGGCCGGCAGCGGCGCCACACAAGATGGCGGACGGGGAGGAGGTGACTCTGGACGGGAGGCCGCTGCAGGCGCTGCGGGTCGCCGACCTGAAGGCGGCCCTGCAGCAGCGCGGCCTGGCCAAGAGCGGCCAGAAGAGCGCGCTCATCAAGCGGCTCCGCGGG GCCCTGATGCTCGAGAACCTCCAGAAGCACTCAACCCTGCACGCCACCTTCCAGCCCAACTCCCAG agcaagggatggaacccaggcatcctgccccCTCACCCTCTCATCTCCCTGCAGATCGGCGAGGAGATGAGCCAGAACAGCTTCATCAAGCAATACCTGGAGAAGCAGCacgagctgctgcagcagcggctgcagaGGGAGGCGCGGGAGGCAGCCGAATTGgagg CCTCCGGGAAGAGCTACCCCATCTCCCGAGAGAGAAACGACTCCGACGAGGAGGGAACCAGGAGGCAGGAGCGCCGCTCCACCCGGGTCAGGCAG gcCAGAGCCGCCAAGCCCCCAGAGGGCACCCAGGCCGTGGggccggaggagcgggaggcGCCCCCTAGGGGCCGGAGGAGCGTGCCACGGCCCACTCTgaagctggaggaggaagaggacgacGAAGAGGacgacgaggaggaggaagacgagGAGGAcgatgaggaggaggacgacgaggaggaggaagcaaaGGCTCCGGAGGGGAAGGAGGCTTCCCGGAGGATGGGGGAAGCCTGGGCCCCAGGCCCTCAGGCGAGCAGCTCACCCCAGGAAATCAGGGGGTCCCGGCAGGAGAAGGGGGGGCTCATGGCCCCAGCACCCCAACAGACAGGAGTGCCCAGATTCCCAGCAccccaggaagtgggaggggccagATCTCTAGCACCCGAAGAAGTGGGGGGGCCTGAGGCCCAGAGAATGGGGGTCCTCAGATCACCAGGGCCCCAAGGAAAGGGGTCAGCCCAGGCCCTGGCACCCCAGGAAACAGAGGGGCCCAGAGCTCCGGagccccaggaaaggggggtgaCCAGGCCCTTGGAACCCCAGGGAAGTGGGACAGCTGTGACTCCAGCCCCCCAGGAGAAGGGGAAGCCCAGTCCACCGGCTCCCCAGGAGAAGGGGGAGCCCAGCCTGCCAGACGCCCAGGAAAAGGGAGAGCCCAGCCCAATGGCCCCCCAGAAAAAGGAGGAGCCCAGCCTGCCAGCGCCCcacgagaagggggagcccagcctgccagccccccacAAGAAGGGGGAGTCCAGCCCGACGGCCCCTCACAAGAAGGGGGagcccagcctgccagccccccacAAGAAGGGGAAGTCCAGTCCAACAGCCCCCCAGGCAAAGGGGGagcccagcctgccagccccccacgagaagggggagcccagcccacCAGCCTCCCAGGCAAAGGGGGAGGCCAGCCCGCCAGCCCACCAGGCAAAGGGGGAGCCCAGCCCGCCAGCCCCCCATGAGAAGGGGGAGCCCAGCCCGCCGGCCCACCAGGCAAAGGGGGAGCCCCGTCCGCCGGCCCACCAGGAGAAGGGGCAGCCCAGTCCAACGGCCCCCCAGGCAAAGGGGGAGCCCAGCCCGCCAGCCCCCCAGGCAAAGGGGGAGCCCTGTCCGCCGGCCCACCAGGAGAAGGGGCAGCCCAGCCCAACGGCTCCCCCTCTGGAGGATTCTTCAGAGAAGAAGGGAGCGGCTGAGCTCCAGGAAGACAAGGGGGCCccccaggaggaggcagaggagccCCCTGAGATCTCACAGGAAGGGGGGGcgtctgccatcgccagctccccagcccctccccagctgtcgGAAGGGGAGGCACCAATGGCCCCCCCTGGGGAGgatgagccccctcccccactgctgacCAAGGAGGTCCCCCCCAGTCAGAAAAGGCCGCCGGGGACTCACCCAGcatcaccttcccctcccccgcagcgccGGCGGAGGGGCGGGTCcgactcagactccgactcagaCTCCACTTCCTCCGGATCCCGCTCCAGCCGCTCCGAGTCGCCCACCAGGAAGCGCCAGGCCTCGcgctccagctccagcagcagcagaaag TCGCGCAGCCCTGACGCCTCGCAGGCCGGCCCCAGCTCCCCACGCACCAAAGAGCCCTCCCCAGCAGGACAGCAGGAAGCGCCAGAGAGTCCCATGGCAGAGGGCAGACCGGCCCCCCAGAGACGCCCCAGCCACGGGCACCGGCACAGCCCGTTGTCGCAGCAG GGTGGCTCAGAGACCCTGgggggcccagccagggcagTGCCCACGGGGGACCCGCCGCaccaggcagagcagaggcagcgtAGGAG TAgccaggaggagaaggaggaggtgccTATGGAGTTGGAGCCCCAGCAGGCAGGCGCTAGTCCCCCGGACGgcccccccactcagccccccggcCCCGATGAGCGCCCTGACGGGGGGCCCGAGgacgaggagaggaaagag AGCATCCGGCCCAGCGGGCGCACGTGCCAGAGAGATgcggagagagagacagagagcgggcgggggggaggggagcatgaaCCCCGGCGTCCGGGCGGTCCAAGCCCCCAGCTGCGTGGCACCCCTGGAGACACAGCTCCTGTGCAGCTCCGCTGGGATGTCGTCTGCATGTGGGGCCAGGGCATCTGCTGCTCATGGACCTTGGCCCCTGGGGTCTCCAGGCTGATGGGACTATCCAAGGACCTGGGGGTCATCTCCAGGCCCCCAAGGTCACTGATAGCCCTGGGGGTCTCCAGGCTGGTGGATTTACTGCAAACCCCTCTGTTACTGACCTGCGCCCCCCCCAAGGGTCTGCGCTGCCAGGAGCCTCCGCTGCTCCTGGGACTCACTCCAAGGACCTCCAGCTCCCAGGGGTCTCCTCCGCCCCCCTggggtctctgctgctcctgggaCTCGCTCCAAGGACCTCcagcccccagggtctctgctgctcctgggaCTCGCTCCAAGGAC CTCCggcccccagggtctctgctgcTCATGGGACTCGCTCCAAGGACCTCCggcccccagggtctctgctgcTCATGGGACTCGCTCCAAGGACCTCCGGCCCCCAGAGTCTCTGCTGCTCATGGGACTCGCTCCAAGGACCTCCGGCCCCCGGGTGTTTCCTCCAGCCCCCGGGGGCAGAACTCAGCTGCTCAAGGGATGAGCTCTGAAGACCTTCATCTCCTGGGGGTCCCTGCAACTCACGAGTCATTCCAAGGATCTCCAGCCCCTGGGGTCTCCGTTGCTCTCAGACCATACCAGGACCTCCGGCCCCCAggcctctcctccagctctggaGTCTCCGTTGCTCTCAGACCATGCCAGGATCTCCAGCTCCTGGGCTTCTCCTCCCCCCTGGGAGTCTCCATTGCTCTCAGGATGTCTGGgccccgcagtctccgctgctcTTGGGACTTTTTCCAAGGACCTCCAGCCCCTGGGTTGCTCCTCCACTCCGGGGGTCTCCTCCCCCTCAGGACTTGCTCCAAGGACCTCCAGCCCCTGGGTTGCTCCTCCACCCCGGGGGTCTCCTCCCCCTCAGGACTTGCTCCAAGGAcctccagcccctggggttcTCCTCCACCCCGGGGGTCTCCTCCCCCTCAGGACTTGCTCCAAGGAcctccagcccctggggttcTCCTCCACCCCGGGGGTCTCCGTTGCTCTCAGGACTTGTTCCAAGGACCTCCAGCCCCGGGGGCCCGCTCTCTTGGGACTCTCCACCCAGCCCCCCGCCGGCGGACGGCTCCCATCTTTGTCCTCTCTCCTCCGGGACACCAGCCAGCACTAGGTTCCTCCGCCACCACCACCTTGTCTCttgccgccccgccccgcccctccaaACCTGGGAGGGCGCATTGCGATTGGACCGGCCGTTGCCTAGCTACCCTGGGCACTGCGGTGCGATTGGCCGACGAAGGACGCCCCAGGTGTGAGATG GCCGCGGCGCAGCACAAGGCCTTCAAGAGGAAGATCTCCGTCGTAT CAGCGGCCAAGGGGGCAGCGGCGGGGAACAGTGACACGGAGGGCGGCCAGTCGGGGGGGCGCAAGCGGCGCTGGGGGTCCAGCACGGCTGCCACCCAGAAGAAGCCGTCCATCAGCATCACGACAGAGTCGCTTAAG AGCCTGATACCTGAGATGAAGCCGGTGGCGGGGCAGGAGGCGGTGGTGGATCTCCACGCCGACGACTCCCGCATCTCGGAGGACGAGGGGGAGCGCCATGGGGAGCCACCGGCCCACGAGAAGGGACTCAAGATCTGCCGGACCGTCACGCAG GTGGTGCCAGCTGAGGGGCAGGAGAACGGGCagggcgaggaggaagaggaggaggagaaggagcctgaggaagagcagcctgaggcCCCCCAGGTCACAGCAGAGTTGCCATTGCCCCCACCTGTGGAGCACGAAGTCAAGAAAG TGACACTCAGCGACACCCTGACGCGCCGCTCCATCAGCCAGCAGCGCTCGGGCGTCTCCATCACCATCGATGACCCCGTGCGCACGGCCCAGCTCCCGTCACCCCCCCGCGCCAAGCCGAGCCCCATCGTGCACATCTGCAACCTg GTGCGGCCCTTCACGCTGGGCCAGTTGAAGGAGCTGCTGGGCCGGACGGGGACACTGGTGGAAGAAGCCTTCTGGATTGACAAGATCAAATCGCACTGCTACGTCACA taCTCCACGGTGGAGGAGGCGGTGCTGACCCGCAACGCCCTGCACGGGGTTAAGTGGCCCCAGTCCAACCCCAAGTTCCTGTCCGCCGACTTCGCCGAGCAGGACGAG cTGGACTTCCACCGGGGGCTGCTGCCGGAGCGGGCGGTGGAAGCAGCGGCggccccgggggccgggccggccggTGGGCGCGGGGGCCGGCGCTCAGCCCCCCGGGAGCGCTCGCGGGAGCCAGAGCGGGCAGCGCGGGAGCAGTGGGCGGAGCGGGAGCGGGAGATGGAGCGGCGGGAGCGCACGCGGGCTGAGCGCGAGTGGGACCGTGACAAGGTGCGCGAGGGGCCCCGCTCCCGTTCCCGCGAGCGCCGCCGCAAGGAGCCGCCCAAGGCCAAGGAGAAGAAGGGCGAGAAGAAAG agaAAGCCCCAGAGGAGCCTCCCGCAAAGCTGCTGGACGATCTCTTCCGCAAGACCAAGGCCGCCCCCTGCATCTACTGGCTGCCTTTGACCGACACCCAG TTCGTGCAGAAGCAGGCGGAGCGGGCAGCCCGGGCGCGGGAGCGGGAGCGGCGCCGCAAGgagttggaggaggaggagttgcgCCAGCGGGAGCGGAGCCGCCAGGCTGAGCGGGACAAGCGACGCGAGCACAGCCGGGAGCGGGGGGCCGGGGGCGCCCCAGGGGGGGCCAGCGGTACCGAGCGGGGGGGCCGGGAGCGCCGCGAGGCCAAGAGGCacagccggagccggagccgcagCACCCCAGTGAGGGACCGCGGGGGGCGCCGCTGA
- the ACIN1 gene encoding apoptotic chromatin condensation inducer in the nucleus isoform X10, with amino-acid sequence MRSDGTESVPDVLDVFRVRTDAPEPFWTSLPGPVPQPESSRGMTESPEAHFRVRDGAGADRSESGKTRRAEAGTSGWAKGAEWRRKEPKSRAGRPGAGRASPERAEVRPEVAERALAGRGRRPAAAPHKMADGEEVTLDGRPLQALRVADLKAALQQRGLAKSGQKSALIKRLRGALMLENLQKHSTLHATFQPNSQIGEEMSQNSFIKQYLEKQHELLQQRLQREAREAAELEASGKSYPISRERNDSDEEGTRRQERRSTRVRQARAAKPPEGTQAVGPEEREAPPRGRRSVPRPTLKLEEEEDDEEDDEEEEDEEDDEEEDDEEEEAKAPEGKEASRRMGEAWAPGPQASSSPQEIRGSRQEKGGLMAPAPQQTGVPRFPAPQEVGGARSLAPEEVGGPEAQRMGVLRSPGPQGKGSAQALAPQETEGPRAPEPQERGVTRPLEPQGSGTAVTPAPQEKGKPSPPAPQEKGEPSLPDAQEKGEPSPMAPQKKEEPSLPAPHEKGEPSLPAPHKKGESSPTAPHKKGEPSLPAPHKKGKSSPTAPQAKGEPSLPAPHEKGEPSPPASQAKGEASPPAHQAKGEPSPPAPHEKGEPSPPAHQAKGEPRPPAHQEKGQPSPTAPQAKGEPSPPAPQAKGEPCPPAHQEKGQPSPTAPPLEDSSEKKGAAELQEDKGAPQEEAEEPPEISQEGGASAIASSPAPPQLSEGEAPMAPPGEDEPPPPLLTKEVPPSQKRPPGTHPASPSPPPQRRRRGGSDSDSDSDSTSSGSRSSRSESPTRKRQASRSSSSSSRKSRSPDASQAGPSSPRTKEPSPAGQQEAPESPMAEGRPAPQRRPSHGHRHSPLSQQGGSETLGGPARAVPTGDPPHQAEQRQRRSSQEEKEEVPMELEPQQAGASPPDGPPTQPPGPDERPDGGPEDEERKEAAAQHKAFKRKISVVSAKGAAAGNSDTEGGQSGGRKRRWGSSTAATQKKPSISITTESLKSLIPEMKPVAGQEAVVDLHADDSRISEDEGERHGEPPAHEKGLKICRTVTQVVPAEGQENGQGEEEEEEEKEPEEEQPEAPQVTAELPLPPPVEHEVKKVTLSDTLTRRSISQQRSGVSITIDDPVRTAQLPSPPRAKPSPIVHICNLVRPFTLGQLKELLGRTGTLVEEAFWIDKIKSHCYVTYSTVEEAVLTRNALHGVKWPQSNPKFLSADFAEQDELDFHRGLLPERAVEAAAAPGAGPAGGRGGRRSAPRERSREPERAAREQWAEREREMERRERTRAEREWDRDKVREGPRSRSRERRRKEPPKAKEKKGEKKEKAPEEPPAKLLDDLFRKTKAAPCIYWLPLTDTQFVQKQAERAARARERERRRKELEEEELRQRERSRQAERDKRREHSRERGAGGAPGGASGTERGGRERREAKRHSRSRSRSTPVRDRGGRR; translated from the exons ATGCGCAGTGACGGAACCGAGTCGGTGCCGGACGTGCTCGATGTTTTCCGAGTAAGGACGGATGCACCCGAGCCCTTCTGGACCTCACTTCCAGGTCCCGTGCCGCAACCCGAAAGCTCCCGAGGAATGACGGAAAGTCCCGAAGCGCACTTCCGGGTGCGCGATGGCGCCGGCGCGGACCGAAGCGAGTCCGGAAAGACCCGAAGAGCCGAGGCGGGGACTTCCGGGTGGGCGAAGGGCGCCGAGTGGCGCCGGAAAGAGCCGAAGTCGCGCGCGGGGCGGCCCGGAGCCGGCCGAGCGTCTCCGGAAAGAGCCGAAGTACGGCCGGAAGTTGCCGAGCGGGCCCTGGCCGGGCGAGGGAGGAGGCCGGCAGCGGCGCCACACAAGATGGCGGACGGGGAGGAGGTGACTCTGGACGGGAGGCCGCTGCAGGCGCTGCGGGTCGCCGACCTGAAGGCGGCCCTGCAGCAGCGCGGCCTGGCCAAGAGCGGCCAGAAGAGCGCGCTCATCAAGCGGCTCCGCGGG GCCCTGATGCTCGAGAACCTCCAGAAGCACTCAACCCTGCACGCCACCTTCCAGCCCAACTCCCAG ATCGGCGAGGAGATGAGCCAGAACAGCTTCATCAAGCAATACCTGGAGAAGCAGCacgagctgctgcagcagcggctgcagaGGGAGGCGCGGGAGGCAGCCGAATTGgagg CCTCCGGGAAGAGCTACCCCATCTCCCGAGAGAGAAACGACTCCGACGAGGAGGGAACCAGGAGGCAGGAGCGCCGCTCCACCCGGGTCAGGCAG gcCAGAGCCGCCAAGCCCCCAGAGGGCACCCAGGCCGTGGggccggaggagcgggaggcGCCCCCTAGGGGCCGGAGGAGCGTGCCACGGCCCACTCTgaagctggaggaggaagaggacgacGAAGAGGacgacgaggaggaggaagacgagGAGGAcgatgaggaggaggacgacgaggaggaggaagcaaaGGCTCCGGAGGGGAAGGAGGCTTCCCGGAGGATGGGGGAAGCCTGGGCCCCAGGCCCTCAGGCGAGCAGCTCACCCCAGGAAATCAGGGGGTCCCGGCAGGAGAAGGGGGGGCTCATGGCCCCAGCACCCCAACAGACAGGAGTGCCCAGATTCCCAGCAccccaggaagtgggaggggccagATCTCTAGCACCCGAAGAAGTGGGGGGGCCTGAGGCCCAGAGAATGGGGGTCCTCAGATCACCAGGGCCCCAAGGAAAGGGGTCAGCCCAGGCCCTGGCACCCCAGGAAACAGAGGGGCCCAGAGCTCCGGagccccaggaaaggggggtgaCCAGGCCCTTGGAACCCCAGGGAAGTGGGACAGCTGTGACTCCAGCCCCCCAGGAGAAGGGGAAGCCCAGTCCACCGGCTCCCCAGGAGAAGGGGGAGCCCAGCCTGCCAGACGCCCAGGAAAAGGGAGAGCCCAGCCCAATGGCCCCCCAGAAAAAGGAGGAGCCCAGCCTGCCAGCGCCCcacgagaagggggagcccagcctgccagccccccacAAGAAGGGGGAGTCCAGCCCGACGGCCCCTCACAAGAAGGGGGagcccagcctgccagccccccacAAGAAGGGGAAGTCCAGTCCAACAGCCCCCCAGGCAAAGGGGGagcccagcctgccagccccccacgagaagggggagcccagcccacCAGCCTCCCAGGCAAAGGGGGAGGCCAGCCCGCCAGCCCACCAGGCAAAGGGGGAGCCCAGCCCGCCAGCCCCCCATGAGAAGGGGGAGCCCAGCCCGCCGGCCCACCAGGCAAAGGGGGAGCCCCGTCCGCCGGCCCACCAGGAGAAGGGGCAGCCCAGTCCAACGGCCCCCCAGGCAAAGGGGGAGCCCAGCCCGCCAGCCCCCCAGGCAAAGGGGGAGCCCTGTCCGCCGGCCCACCAGGAGAAGGGGCAGCCCAGCCCAACGGCTCCCCCTCTGGAGGATTCTTCAGAGAAGAAGGGAGCGGCTGAGCTCCAGGAAGACAAGGGGGCCccccaggaggaggcagaggagccCCCTGAGATCTCACAGGAAGGGGGGGcgtctgccatcgccagctccccagcccctccccagctgtcgGAAGGGGAGGCACCAATGGCCCCCCCTGGGGAGgatgagccccctcccccactgctgacCAAGGAGGTCCCCCCCAGTCAGAAAAGGCCGCCGGGGACTCACCCAGcatcaccttcccctcccccgcagcgccGGCGGAGGGGCGGGTCcgactcagactccgactcagaCTCCACTTCCTCCGGATCCCGCTCCAGCCGCTCCGAGTCGCCCACCAGGAAGCGCCAGGCCTCGcgctccagctccagcagcagcagaaag TCGCGCAGCCCTGACGCCTCGCAGGCCGGCCCCAGCTCCCCACGCACCAAAGAGCCCTCCCCAGCAGGACAGCAGGAAGCGCCAGAGAGTCCCATGGCAGAGGGCAGACCGGCCCCCCAGAGACGCCCCAGCCACGGGCACCGGCACAGCCCGTTGTCGCAGCAG GGTGGCTCAGAGACCCTGgggggcccagccagggcagTGCCCACGGGGGACCCGCCGCaccaggcagagcagaggcagcgtAGGAG TAgccaggaggagaaggaggaggtgccTATGGAGTTGGAGCCCCAGCAGGCAGGCGCTAGTCCCCCGGACGgcccccccactcagccccccggcCCCGATGAGCGCCCTGACGGGGGGCCCGAGgacgaggagaggaaagag GCCGCGGCGCAGCACAAGGCCTTCAAGAGGAAGATCTCCGTCGTAT CGGCCAAGGGGGCAGCGGCGGGGAACAGTGACACGGAGGGCGGCCAGTCGGGGGGGCGCAAGCGGCGCTGGGGGTCCAGCACGGCTGCCACCCAGAAGAAGCCGTCCATCAGCATCACGACAGAGTCGCTTAAG AGCCTGATACCTGAGATGAAGCCGGTGGCGGGGCAGGAGGCGGTGGTGGATCTCCACGCCGACGACTCCCGCATCTCGGAGGACGAGGGGGAGCGCCATGGGGAGCCACCGGCCCACGAGAAGGGACTCAAGATCTGCCGGACCGTCACGCAG GTGGTGCCAGCTGAGGGGCAGGAGAACGGGCagggcgaggaggaagaggaggaggagaaggagcctgaggaagagcagcctgaggcCCCCCAGGTCACAGCAGAGTTGCCATTGCCCCCACCTGTGGAGCACGAAGTCAAGAAAG TGACACTCAGCGACACCCTGACGCGCCGCTCCATCAGCCAGCAGCGCTCGGGCGTCTCCATCACCATCGATGACCCCGTGCGCACGGCCCAGCTCCCGTCACCCCCCCGCGCCAAGCCGAGCCCCATCGTGCACATCTGCAACCTg GTGCGGCCCTTCACGCTGGGCCAGTTGAAGGAGCTGCTGGGCCGGACGGGGACACTGGTGGAAGAAGCCTTCTGGATTGACAAGATCAAATCGCACTGCTACGTCACA taCTCCACGGTGGAGGAGGCGGTGCTGACCCGCAACGCCCTGCACGGGGTTAAGTGGCCCCAGTCCAACCCCAAGTTCCTGTCCGCCGACTTCGCCGAGCAGGACGAG cTGGACTTCCACCGGGGGCTGCTGCCGGAGCGGGCGGTGGAAGCAGCGGCggccccgggggccgggccggccggTGGGCGCGGGGGCCGGCGCTCAGCCCCCCGGGAGCGCTCGCGGGAGCCAGAGCGGGCAGCGCGGGAGCAGTGGGCGGAGCGGGAGCGGGAGATGGAGCGGCGGGAGCGCACGCGGGCTGAGCGCGAGTGGGACCGTGACAAGGTGCGCGAGGGGCCCCGCTCCCGTTCCCGCGAGCGCCGCCGCAAGGAGCCGCCCAAGGCCAAGGAGAAGAAGGGCGAGAAGAAAG agaAAGCCCCAGAGGAGCCTCCCGCAAAGCTGCTGGACGATCTCTTCCGCAAGACCAAGGCCGCCCCCTGCATCTACTGGCTGCCTTTGACCGACACCCAG TTCGTGCAGAAGCAGGCGGAGCGGGCAGCCCGGGCGCGGGAGCGGGAGCGGCGCCGCAAGgagttggaggaggaggagttgcgCCAGCGGGAGCGGAGCCGCCAGGCTGAGCGGGACAAGCGACGCGAGCACAGCCGGGAGCGGGGGGCCGGGGGCGCCCCAGGGGGGGCCAGCGGTACCGAGCGGGGGGGCCGGGAGCGCCGCGAGGCCAAGAGGCacagccggagccggagccgcagCACCCCAGTGAGGGACCGCGGGGGGCGCCGCTGA